The Neoarius graeffei isolate fNeoGra1 chromosome 7, fNeoGra1.pri, whole genome shotgun sequence genome includes a region encoding these proteins:
- the LOC132888957 gene encoding zinc finger protein 501-like → MTNALLQVFSCSMCPLSYKSQVYLHKHTRRCHSEECVTPTGKGENKYDNLIPTPTSNIHQTSRGSVTTKASRQKQKRDHLCKDCGMRFNDRSNLRKHQRIHTGEKPYHCSQCGKSFCHHSTLQRHRRIHTGEKPHHCSKCEKSFAQICNLRRHQHIHTGEKPYSCPQCGKSFTYRDNLKMHQRIYTRENVYHCSQCRKIFNHQSNLQQHQRVHTGENLFSCSECGKSFLHQSHFQTHQRIHRGERPYKCVECGKSFAQHSYLRQHHRIHTREKPYSCSLCGMSFTKQGHLQTHQRIHTGDRPYRCSPCAKSFTHHSSLQQHQHIHTGKKPYHCSQCEKSITWPSTLQYHQHLHAGEKLYHHI, encoded by the coding sequence ATGACAAATGCCCTGTTGCAAGTCTTCTCCTGCTCCATGTGTCCGCTGTCCTATAAATCTCAAGTTTACCTCCATAAACACACCAGGAGATGCCACTCTGAGGAATGTGTAACACCAACAGGAAAAGGAGAAAATAAATATGACAATCTGATTCCCACACCAACCTCCAATATTCATCAAACATCCCGTGGTTCTGTCACTACAAAAGCCTCTAGACAAAAGCAGAAAAGAGATCACCTCTGTAAAGATTGTGGGATGAGATTTAATGACAGAAGCAATCTCAGAaagcaccagcgcattcacacaggagagaaaccgtatcactgctcacagtgtggaaagagtttttgtCACCACAGTACTCTCCAAAGACATCGacgcatccacacaggagagaagccacatcACTGCTCAAAGTGCGAGAAGAGCTTTGCGCAAATATGTAATCTCCGACGGCACCAGcacatccacacaggagagaaaccctaCTCCTGTCCacaatgtgggaagagttttacttacaGAGAcaatctaaaaatgcaccaacgcaTCTACACAAGAGAGAAtgtatatcactgctcacagtgtagaAAGATTTTCAATCACCAGAGTAATCTCCAGCAACACCAGCGTGTTCACACGGGAGAGAATCTGTTTAGCTGTTCAGAGTGCGGGAAGAGCTTTCTCCACCAGAGTCatttccaaacacaccagcgcattcacagagGAGAGAGGCCTTATAAGTGTGtagagtgtgggaagagttttgctCAGCACAGTTATCTCCGACAACACCATCGTATTCACACGAGGGAGAAGCCGTATTCCTGTTCTTTGTGTGGGATGAGTTTTACAAAACAGGGTCACctacaaacacaccagcgcattcacacaggtgaCAGACCGTATCGTTGTTCACCCTGTgcaaagagttttactcaccacAGTTCTCTCCAGCAGCACCAACATATTCACACAGGAAAGAAGCCTtaccactgctcacagtgtgagaAGAGTATCACTTGGCCTAGCACTCTACAGTACCACCAGCACCTTCATGCAGGAGAGAAGCTCTATCACCATATTTAA